The Littorina saxatilis isolate snail1 linkage group LG13, US_GU_Lsax_2.0, whole genome shotgun sequence genome contains a region encoding:
- the LOC138946389 gene encoding uncharacterized protein, translated as MFPTLHLSTPSIPDRGLNRFPSEVERTFVNRPSALRSTPDDTSRPRADVSSRAGVRVGDGRGDVRPAIPVSLSAAMAGMRPPAFAAGLPFPNPAVSAGLGLPSPLFQYPAIYHHPATAAAAAAAAAAAAAAAAAASSSNSAGSGTGDSLALKPLGLPAGLSHFQAMNHSQLASEMAKLKSPFINRNYLELAMLVCNTFRGKLFPCPHCRYVTDRRNNLKRHVSTMHQACDKVLECCGVQFNTKASLREHIMIFHHNGYSCPFCGRRFCRKALLKRHLSVHSGQKDYRCPHCDYATSHKSNLERHKRIHDRLRMYDDDPTKGEMIPEDDEDEDEDEIEVGSENGEMMMMGDFGVMDLRREMSGGGGGGGERSGAMMSFADEARADLAAARGRHLDLSGSANRRAELSELANRRSDFGEPATGLDLTRVTLESAMNSGLYNKDKLLAENSESENLRKRIHDAAARLRQAQSLQLADSDADDDDIDLENDDDDVNMSIEGSGSDYKSHQSVTERGHAGSSVPSVSTCGSFAAAKKRDRNGNEEDKALDVNSESSDDTIDIN; from the exons ATGTTTCCCACACTCCATCTAAG CACTCCCAGCATTCCTGATCGCGGCCTCAACCGATTTCCGTCAGAAGTGGAGAGAACGTTCGTCAACAGACCCTCTGCGCTGCGTAGTACTCCCGACGATACGTCAAGACCGCGCGCTGACGTCAGTTCCAGGGCTGGCGTCAGAGTTGGTGACGGTAGGGGTGACGTCAGACCCGCTATTCCTGTTTCGCTCAGTGCAGCCATGGCTGGTATGAGACCTCCAGCTTTTGCCGCAG GATTGCCGTTCCCAAACCCAGCAGTCTCGGCTGGTCTCGGCTTGCCTTCCCCTCTCTTCCAGTACCCTGCCATCTACCATCATCCGGCAACAGCTGCTGCCGCCGCCGCCGCTGCTGCTGCcgccgctgctgctgctgctgcagcttCGTCCAGCAACTCTGCAGGATCAGGAACCGGCGATTCCCTGGCTCTGAAACCGCTGGGCCTGCCTGCTGGACTGTCGCACTTTCAA GCTATGAACCACAGCCAGCTGGCCTCAGAGATGGCCAAGCTGAAATCGCCGTTCATCAACAGGAACTACCTGGAACTCGCTATGCTGGTGTGCAACACCTTCAGGGGCAAGCTCTTCCCTTGCCCTCACTGCCGCTACGTCACGGATCGCAGGAACAACCTGAAACGTCACGTTTCCACCATGCACCAGGCGTGTGATAAG GTCCTTGAATGCTGCGGCGTGCAGTTCAACACCAAGGCCTCCCTGCGAGAGCACATCATGATCTTCCACCACAACGGCTACTCGTGTCCTTTCTGCGGACGCCGCTTCTGCCGCAAAGCGCTCCTCAAGCGTCACCTCTCCGTTCACAGCGGACAGAAGGACTACCGCTGTCCGCACTGCGATTACGCCACCAGCCACAAAAGCAATCTGGAGAGGCACAAGAGGATCCACGACCGTCTCCGCATGTATGACGACGACCCGACGAAGGGCGAGATGATCCCCGAAGACGATGAGGACGAGGACGAAGACGAGATCGAAGTCGGGAGCGAGAACGgtgaaatgatgatgatgggagACTTCGGGGTCATGGACTTGAGAAGGGAGATgagtggaggaggaggaggaggaggagagcgGAGTGGAGCGATGATGTCCTTCGCTGACGAGGCCCGTGCCGATCTGGCCGCTGCGCGAGGTCGTCATTTAGACCTCAGCGGGTCAGCCAATCGCCGCGCGGAGCTCAGCGAGCTGGCCAATCGCCGAAGCGATTTTGGGGAACCTGCAACCGGTTTGGATCTGACTCGAGTTACGTTGGAGTCAGCGATGAACTCGGGTCTGTACAACAAAGACAAGCTTCTGGCGGAAAATTCAGAGTCTGAAAACTTGAGGAAGCGTATTCACGATGCCGCAGCCAGGCTGAGACAAGCGCAGAGTCTTCAGTTAGCAGACAGTGACGCCGATGATGACGACATTGACTTGGaaaatgacgacgatgatgtgAACATGAGCATTGAAGGCAGCGGCAGTGACTACAAATCTCACCAGAGCGTTACGGAAAGAGGTCACGCAGGTTCTTCCGTCCCCTCGGTCAGTACCTGTGGATCTTTCGCCGCTGCCAAAAAGAGGGACAGAAATGGCAACGAAGAGGACAAAGCTCTTGATGTGAACAGCGAAAGCTCTGACGACACAATTGATATCAACTAA